One Equus asinus isolate D_3611 breed Donkey chromosome 26, EquAss-T2T_v2, whole genome shotgun sequence genomic window carries:
- the CALM3 gene encoding calmodulin-3, giving the protein MADQLTEEQIAEFKEAFSLFDKDGDGTITTKELGTVMRSLGQNPTEAELQDMINEVDADGNGTIDFPEFLTMMARKMKDTDSEEEIREAFRVFDKDGNGYISAAELRHVMTNLGEKLTDEEVDEMIREADIDGDGQVNYEEFVQMMTAK; this is encoded by the exons ATG GCTGACCAGCTGACAGAGGAGCAGATCGCAG AGTTCAAGGAGGCCTTCTCCCTCTTCGACAAGGATGGAGACGGCACGATCACCACCAAGGAGCTGGGGACAGTGATGAGATCCTTAGGACAGAaccccactgaagcagagctgcAGGACATGATCAACGAGGTGGACGCGGATG GGAACGGCACCATCGACTTCCCGGAGTTCCTGACCATGATGGCCAGGAAGATGAAGGACACGGACAGCGAGGAGGAGATCCGAGAGGCCTTCCGTGTCTTTGACAAG GACGGCAATGGCTACATCAGCGCCGCAGAGCTGCGCCACGTAATGACGAACCTGGGGGAGAAGCTGACCGACGAGGAAGTGGACGAGATGATCAGAGAGGCTGACATCGACGGAGACGGCCAGGTCAATTATGAAG AGTTTGTACAGATGATGACCGCCAAGTGA
- the PTGIR gene encoding prostacyclin receptor yields MADSCRNLTYVRDSVGPATSTLMFVAGVVGNGLALGILGTRRRSRPSAFAVLVTGLAVTDLLGTCFLSPAVFVAYARNSSLLGLARGRPALCDAFAFAMTFFGLASTLLLCAMAVERCLALSHPYLYAQLDAPRWARLALPAIYAFCTLFCALPLLGLGQHQQYCPGSWCFIRMRSTEPGGCAFSLAYASLVALLVAAIVLCNGSVTLSLCRMYRQQRRHQGSLVPGPRGGEDEVDHLILLALMTGIMTVCSLPLTIRGFTQAIAPDSSEMGDLLAFRFNAFNPILDPWVFILFRKAIFQRLRLWFCCLCPRPAHGDSQMPLSRPASGRKDSRAPPALGEKEGSWVPLSVWGEGQGAPLPPAQGSDSTVGTRSKVGTAAACSVC; encoded by the exons ATGGCGGATTCGTGCCGGAACCTCACCTACGTGCGGGACTCCGTGGGCCCGGCCACCAGCACCCTGATGTTCGTGGCAGGCGTGGTGGGCAACGGGCTGGCGCTGGGCATCCTGGGGACGCGGCGGCGGTCGCGGCCCTCGGCCTTCGCCGTGCTGGTCACGGGGCTGGCGGTCACCGACCTGCTGGGCACGTGCTTCCTGAGCCCGGCCGTGTTCGTGGCCTATGCGCGCAACAGCTCGCTGCTGGGCCTGGCCCGGGGCCGCCCGGCGCTCTGCGATGCCTTCGCCTTCGCCATGACTTTCTTCGGCCTGGCCTCCACGCTGCTGCTCTGCGCCATGGCCGTGGAGCGCTGCCTGGCGCTCAGCCACCCCTACCTCTACGCGCAGCTGGACGCGCCGCGCTGGGCCCGCCTGGCGCTCCCGGCCATCTACGCCTTCTGCACCCTCTTCTGCGCGCTGCCCCTGCTGGGCCTGGGCCAGCACCAGCAGTACTGCCCTGGCAGCTGGTGCTTCATCCGCATGCGCTCCACCGAGCCGGGCGGCTGCGCCTTCTCGCTGGCCTACGCCAGCCTGGTAGCCCTGCTGGTGGCTGCCATCGTCCTCTGCAACGGCTCCGTCACCCTCAGCCTCTGCCGCATGTACCGCCAGCAGAGGCGCCACCAGGGCTCCCTGGTCCCCGGGCCCCGGGGGGGCGAGGACGAGGTGGACCACCTGATTCTGCTGGCGCTCATGACGGGCATCATGACCGTGTGCTCCCTGCCTCTCACG ATCCGCGGCTTCACCCAGGCCATCGCCCCAGACAGCAGTGAGATGGGGGACCTCCTCGCCTTCCGTTTCAACGCCTTCAACCCCatcctggacccctgggtcttcATCCTTTTCCGCAAGGCCATCTTTCAGCGCCTCAGGCTCTGGTTCTGCTGTCTGTGCCCCAGGCCTGCCCACGGCGACTCGCAGATGCCCCTCTCCCGGCCGGCCTCAGGGAGGAAGGACTCAAGGGCCCCCCCTGCTCTcggagagaaggaggggagctGGGTGCCGCTGTCAGTCTGGGGCGAGGGTCAGGGGGCACCCTTGCCTCCTGCACAGGGATCTGACAGCACCGTGGGAACTCGGTCCAAAGTGGGGACCGCGGCTGCCTGCTCTGTCTGCTGA
- the GNG8 gene encoding guanine nucleotide-binding protein G(I)/G(S)/G(O) subunit gamma-8 has product MSNNMAKIAEARKTVEQLKLEVNIDRMKVSQAAAELLSFCETHAKDDPLVTPVPAAENPFRDKRLFCVLL; this is encoded by the exons ATGTCCAACAACATGGCCAAGATCGCGGAGGCCCGCAAGACGGTGGAACAGCTGAAGCTGGAGGTGAACATCGACCGCATGAAG GTGTCGCAGGCGGCGGCGGAGCTCCTATCGTTCTGCGAGACGCACGCTAAAGACGACCCGCTGGTGACGCCGGTGCCGGCCGCAGAGAACCCCTTCCGCGACAAGCGCCTCTTCTGCGTCCTGCTCTGA